From Vitis vinifera cultivar Pinot Noir 40024 chromosome 5, ASM3070453v1, the proteins below share one genomic window:
- the LOC104879414 gene encoding uncharacterized protein LOC104879414, with amino-acid sequence MDALEVYIVEVERQLDKRVKIIRSDRGGEYYGRYDGLGQRPGPFAKLLEKHGICAQYTMPGNARFIENGEIRGSDQLQKTNIQEVRVQVPLPITSKEIVVPTIVESFDNVEQQINDQSLSNETITNESIMEEPQQSTLRRSQRERRHAISDDYVVYLQESDYDIRTSKDPVSFSQAIGCSDSDKWIDAMNDELKSMDQNKVWELVELPEGYKIVSCKWVFKTKRDSKGNIERHKARLVVKGFT; translated from the exons ATGGATGCCCTAGAGGTGTACATTGTTGAGGTTGAAAGACAATTAGATAAAAGAGTGAAAATTATTAGATCAgatagaggtggtgaatattatggtagatatgatGGATTGGGTCAACGCCCTGGCCCATTTGCTAAACTCTTAGAAAAGCATGGTATATGTGCACAATACACTATGCCAG GTAATGCCAGATTCATTGAGAATGGTGAAATCCGTGGGAGTGATCAattacaaaaaacaaatattcaagAAGTTAGGGTGCAAGTCCCACTACCCATAACTTCTAAAGAAATTGTTGTTCCTACAATTGTAGAATCTTTTGACAATGTTGAACAACAAATTAATGATCAATCACTCTCTAATGAGACTATCACTAATGAATCAATTATGGAAGAACCACAACAATCAACATTAAGAAGGTCTCAAAGAGAACGTAGACATGCtatttcagatgattatgtgGTTTATTTACAAGAATCTGATTATGATATTAGGACAAGTAAAGACCCGGTTTCATTTTCACAAGCCATTGGCTGTAGTGATTCTGATAAATGGATTGATGCCATGAATGATGAGTTGAAATCAATGGATCAAAACAAAGTCTGGGAACTTGTCGAATTACCtgaaggatataaaatagttaGTTGTAAATGGGTCTTTAAGACCAAACGCGACTCAAAAGGCAATATTGAACGACATAAAGCTAGACTTGTGGTCAAAGGTTTCACTTAA